From a region of the Tursiops truncatus isolate mTurTru1 chromosome 13, mTurTru1.mat.Y, whole genome shotgun sequence genome:
- the RAD9B gene encoding cell cycle checkpoint control protein RAD9B isoform X3: protein MDLTNSVYSEMFVGPDEFDFYQIGVNTEITFCFKELKGMLTFSEATHAPIAIHFDFPGKPMALSIDDMLLEANFILATLADEPSRASSPQSLCLSQKRKRSELIHSNSEAGKNVTSKDAEYISRKAVPKRLYSETRTKVSSSENRGSPLTERANRDISEVPESSVSDTEEVPGSSHLRKFSRMFFGAVSSDQQEHFNHPFHSLATASDSEEDVNNGSFSTF from the exons ATGG ATTTGACCAATTCTGTATACAGTGAGATGTTTGTTGGGCCAGATGAGTTTGACTTCTATCAAATTGGAGTCAACACTGAAATAACATTTTGCTTCAAAGAACTGAAG ggaATGCTGACATTTTCAGAAGCTACACATGCTCCTATAGccattcattttgattttcctggGAA ACCCATGGCTTTAAGTATTGACGATATGTTATTGGAAGCCAACTTTATTTTGGCTACATTAGCTGATGAGCCAAGTAGAGCATCTTCTCCACAATCACTGTGTCTTTCACAAAAACGAAAAAG GTCAGAGCTGATACATTCAAATTCAGAGGCTGGTAAAAATGTAACCAGCAAGGATGCAGAGTATATCTCGAGAAAAGCAGTACCCAAAAGGCTTTATTCTGAGACTCGCACGAAAGTCTCTTCATCGGAAAACCGTGGCAGCCCATTAACGGAAAGAGCGAACAGAGACATTAGTGAAGTACCAGAAAGCAGTGTCAGTGACACGGAGGAAGTACCAGGATCTTCACATCTcaggaag tttTCTCGCATgttctttggagcagtttcttcTGACCAACAAGAACACTTCAACCACCCTTTCCACAGTCTGGCAACAGCAAGTGACAGTGAAGAGGACGTGAATAATGGCAGTTTTTCCACATTCTAA